A genomic region of Alnus glutinosa chromosome 11, dhAlnGlut1.1, whole genome shotgun sequence contains the following coding sequences:
- the LOC133881162 gene encoding chaperone protein dnaJ 20, chloroplastic-like, translating to MDVVLSSRQSIAKPFLALPLPNKRQQPPAGHVCISCRATKVGGEKNSTSTLYELLSLNTNKANVKEIKKAYRSMALRYHPDLCPPSMKEESSRIFVLLNEAYTTLSDPVLRREYDSQLGLGNFGKTLKMDSTNDHVTRSRWQEQILELKRRSGCRMAEKEGSWGSRIRAQNMRKNE from the coding sequence ATGGAtgttgtattgagttcaagGCAAAGCATTGCTAAACCCTTCCTTGCTCTTCCACTTCCCAATAAACGGCAACAGCCTCCAGCCGGGCATGTATGTATTTCATGCAGAGCTACCAAAGTGGGTGGTGAAAAGAATAGCACCAGTACTTTGTATGAGCTCCTTTCTCTGAATACGAATAAAGCGAACGTGAAGGAAATAAAGAAAGCATATAGAAGTATGGCTCTTCGATATCACCCCGATCTTTGTCCTCCTTCCATGAAGGAAGAGTCCTCCAGGATTTTTGTCCTACTGAATGAGGCATACACGACGCTCTCAGACCCTGTGTTGCGCAGAGAGTACGACTCCCAATTGGGTTTGGGAAATTTCGGGAAAACATTGAAGATGGATAGTACAAACGATCATGTTACGAGAAGCAGGTGGCAAGAACAAATTCTTGAGTTGAAGAGGAGGTCCGGTTGCCGTATGGCTGAGAAGGAGGGGTCATGGGGGAGTAGAATAAGGGCCCAGAATATGAGGAAAAATGAGTAA